The Sporocytophaga myxococcoides DSM 11118 genome segment GATAGCAGCGAGTAAAGATAGAGATACTTTTGGGTTACCTGCCTTTGCATCCTTGTTAGTATTGATTGACAGAGAGATGGCTGTGGTTGCTCCCGCCTATACAACAGAGCAACTGCGGCTATTGAACGATCCAAATCCATCCAAAGCGTTACAGAATTCAATAATAACGCTTCCATCTCTTTCCAGAGTGGATTCATTACCAGTTAATGACAGCCAAAAACAAGCAATCAAAGATCTGTTGCAAACATCAAGAGAAATAATAGATCATCCTTTTGATTCTACCTGGTGGAAGCAACACGTCATCAGTTTTATAAGTCAGCATCATGACCAAATTTTGGAGGAAATTAAAGCAAGAAACGCTGGTTATGCTAACTTTGGGGGCGAGCATCATCATTAATAATTTGTAATAGAGTTCATGAGGAATTTTGTATTTCTGGTTTTTTTAATAGGTCAAGTATTGCATGTCATGGGACAGAAGTCAAACATTGATACTTTGACTCGTTTTAGGGTTAATAAGAAAGCTGGAGTAATTGACAACAAAGGGAATGTAATAGTAAAGCCAATATATGATCTTCTAGTTCTTTCCTGCAGAGACAGCTTGATTGCGGTTACAAAGAATGAAAGAGATGGTTTTATAGACAGAAATGGAAAAGTCGTGATACCACTTATCTATAAATTTGCTTTTTCATTTCATAATGGACTTTCATTGGTCCAGGACACCATTGGGAATTCAGGTTTTATAGACGAACGGGGAAAGGTTAGAATTCCATTAATTTACGGTGCATTTACTTTTGATTCTTTCAAAAGTATTTATTCTTCAGGGTTAATACGAAAGGCGACTGACATGATGTTTGGCTATGTGGATAGCTATGATAAAACAGTTATTCCTTATGAGTATGAAGAGGCAGAAGTATTTTTAGATAATAATGCCATTGTAGGTAAGAAGGATCAATGGTCGATAGTGCTGTATGGCACAATTAATAAAAATAACCAGGTTCAGATTCCTCTGGAGTACAACTATCTCGAATATCAGTACAACGGTCTTTATTTTGCCGGTAAGTTTTTCAACTTTGGTAAACCAGATTATCACTATGCGATGGGCTGTGTAAATAGCAGGAATGAAATAGTCGTACCATTTAAATATGACTCCATTCAGTTAAGACAAAAGCATTTGTATATCAAAGGCAATGAATGCCATGAGCTGGAGCTTGAAAACTATATAGCTTGTAACATAAGAGAGGAAGGCTGGCGTATTGTTGATATAAGAAATGGAAAAGAAACAGCATGCTGTTATAAAGACGTTGGCGAGGTCAAAGGCGGTTATCTTGAAGTTATGAATGATAAATGGGGTTTGGTTGATAGCCTTGGAAACATGAAGATCTCATTGATATATGACTTTGTTCAGATTTATGATGATGCAGTTGTTGCAGTAAGAAAGAATAATAAGTGGGCTTACTTTAAAACAGATGGAACGAAGACTGCTGACTTTGTCTATGATTATGTAACAGAGTTCAGATTAGGTTATGCACTTGTTAAACAAAATGGAAAGTTCCATCTGATAGACAGAACAGGAAAATTAAAGCTTGCTAATTATCCGATGGATGTAAAAGAAGGAGCGTACATTCATCATCCTGTTCAGGGCAACAATACTTTGTTGTTTTGTAAGAAAGGTAAATATGGTTTAATGAACATGGAAGGTAAGATTATCTTTCCTGCAAAATCAGAAGAGGCTATACTGTTTGTGCGCTGATTTTTTTGATGATTAAACGTTTTAAACTGAAAAACGTTTTTATAACGAATATCATCATTCATAATTGATACACATATACCAATGGTATATACCAGTTCGAGATATATAAAATTAATTTTACTTTGACAGTTGTTGGTATGTGTTAGTTTTCTGCAATAACAAATATTTGTTTTCAAATGAATTCCAGGATGTTGGATGTTGTATAAAAAATCAAGCAGGTATAATATCAGAAATTTGAAAAGATTAGTTTATATTTATTTTTAAGAGAAGAAAGTTTTTTCAATTAGTTTTTACCAGAGTTAGTTATGGGTGATTTTTTACATAAAAGTCTTCAGAACTCCGACAGAAATCAAAATCATCATCAGTCCAATCAGACCCAGACCAAGGGTTCTGAACAAAAACCCATTCAAAAAGCTGAGGCAGAAGCAGAGCATGAA includes the following:
- a CDS encoding WG repeat-containing protein codes for the protein MGQKSNIDTLTRFRVNKKAGVIDNKGNVIVKPIYDLLVLSCRDSLIAVTKNERDGFIDRNGKVVIPLIYKFAFSFHNGLSLVQDTIGNSGFIDERGKVRIPLIYGAFTFDSFKSIYSSGLIRKATDMMFGYVDSYDKTVIPYEYEEAEVFLDNNAIVGKKDQWSIVLYGTINKNNQVQIPLEYNYLEYQYNGLYFAGKFFNFGKPDYHYAMGCVNSRNEIVVPFKYDSIQLRQKHLYIKGNECHELELENYIACNIREEGWRIVDIRNGKETACCYKDVGEVKGGYLEVMNDKWGLVDSLGNMKISLIYDFVQIYDDAVVAVRKNNKWAYFKTDGTKTADFVYDYVTEFRLGYALVKQNGKFHLIDRTGKLKLANYPMDVKEGAYIHHPVQGNNTLLFCKKGKYGLMNMEGKIIFPAKSEEAILFVR